In Paenibacillus sp. G2S3, a single window of DNA contains:
- a CDS encoding discoidin domain-containing protein — protein MLKKVVSTVSALAIAVSISTINPAITEAAPISEANTSIFGPNVYVFDPTMSATDIQNITSSVFNTLESNEFSSDRKAFLFKPGAYNVNFNVGFYTQVSGLGQNPNDVNITGGLNINADWDNGNATRNFWRTIENLSITPSSGTTQIAVSQAAPLRRLHIKGQLDLFDFDSNWNAGWASGGFLADSIVDSTVVPASQQQWFSRNSQWGSWSNGVWNMVFVGVTNPPTGQFPDPPYTVVDRTPVIREKPYLYINGAGQYQVFVPSLQNNTQGVSWANGQTPGQSISIDQFYIAKPNTSSAADINSALSQGKHLLFTPGIYHLSDTIRITNANTVVLGVGIPTLIPDNGKAVMSVSDVDGVKIAGLTFDAGPVNSPSLLEVGASGSVLNHAANPTSLHDLTFRTGGASSGKNDISLKINSNDVIADQLWIWRADHGAGASWTSNVSKNGLVVNGNNVTIYGLFNEHHNEYQTLWNGNGGRVYFYQSEIPYDVPNQSSWMSKNGTVNGYASYKVADSVTSHEAWGLGVYSFFRDAPVKLESAIEVPNVPGVKIHHATSIWLSGTAGSEITHIINNIGGKVYANSPAEAMRQTLSEYSGNGTVDTQAPSIPANLTATVVSSSGINLSWTASTDNVGVTGYEIYRGGSLVGNTATTSFSDTGLTAATAYSYTVKAKDAAGNVSAASNTATATTQAGGGGTGVALDRSGWTATSSPTSGDVPANLLDGSMATRWSTGAAMVPGQSFTVDMKAVKSINKIVMDSTGSDLDYARSYEVYVSNDGTNWGNAVASGNGTGPVVTATFAPQNARYIKVVQTGTASSWWSIREFNVFGSTGTGDNQAPSAPANLTATVVSSNGINLSWTASTDNVGVTGYEIYRGGSQVGNTATTSFSDTGLTPATAYSYTVKAKDAAGNVSTASNTATATTQAGGGGTGGALDRSGWTASSSPTSGDVPANLLDGSMTTRWSTGAAMVPGQSFTVDMQAVKSISQIVMDSTGSDLDYARGYEVYVSNDGTNWGNAVASGNGTGPVVTATFAPQNARYIKVVQTGTASSWWSVREVNFYN, from the coding sequence ATGTTAAAAAAAGTTGTCTCTACCGTCTCCGCACTTGCGATTGCAGTAAGCATATCTACGATTAACCCTGCCATTACCGAAGCAGCACCAATTAGTGAGGCGAATACGTCTATTTTTGGTCCAAATGTCTACGTATTTGATCCAACGATGTCCGCTACAGACATTCAGAATATTACGTCATCCGTATTTAACACTTTGGAATCCAATGAATTCAGCAGTGATAGAAAAGCATTTCTTTTTAAGCCGGGTGCATACAACGTCAACTTTAACGTAGGTTTCTATACTCAAGTGTCTGGTCTCGGCCAAAATCCTAATGATGTTAACATCACTGGAGGATTGAATATTAATGCCGATTGGGATAACGGAAATGCCACCCGAAATTTCTGGCGAACCATAGAGAACCTTTCGATCACCCCTTCCAGTGGAACCACACAAATCGCCGTTTCTCAGGCGGCACCTCTTCGTAGATTACACATCAAAGGTCAACTAGATCTTTTTGATTTTGACTCAAATTGGAATGCCGGATGGGCCAGCGGAGGATTTCTTGCCGATTCTATCGTAGACAGTACAGTTGTTCCCGCTTCACAGCAGCAGTGGTTCTCACGAAATAGCCAATGGGGAAGCTGGTCGAATGGTGTTTGGAACATGGTATTTGTAGGCGTGACTAATCCACCAACAGGTCAATTTCCAGATCCGCCTTACACTGTTGTAGATAGAACGCCTGTTATACGAGAGAAGCCATATCTTTATATTAACGGTGCAGGTCAATACCAAGTATTTGTTCCATCATTACAAAACAATACGCAGGGCGTCAGCTGGGCAAACGGCCAAACACCGGGTCAATCGATCTCTATTGATCAATTCTATATCGCTAAACCGAATACATCGAGCGCAGCGGATATTAATTCCGCTCTAAGCCAGGGCAAACATCTTCTATTCACACCAGGAATCTACCATTTAAGTGATACGATCCGGATAACGAATGCTAACACCGTCGTGCTCGGTGTTGGTATCCCTACGTTGATTCCAGACAATGGTAAAGCAGTCATGTCAGTCAGTGATGTGGACGGAGTGAAGATCGCAGGTCTTACTTTTGATGCAGGCCCAGTAAATTCACCTTCTCTGCTGGAAGTTGGAGCCAGCGGTAGCGTGTTGAATCATGCTGCCAATCCAACATCACTTCACGATCTGACCTTTAGAACAGGTGGGGCTTCCTCAGGGAAAAACGATATCAGTTTAAAGATCAACAGTAATGATGTCATTGCAGATCAGCTCTGGATATGGCGCGCAGATCATGGGGCGGGTGCAAGCTGGACGTCTAATGTCTCCAAGAACGGTCTTGTTGTAAATGGTAACAATGTGACGATCTATGGTTTGTTTAACGAACATCATAATGAATATCAGACTTTATGGAATGGTAATGGTGGTCGAGTGTATTTCTATCAATCTGAAATTCCTTATGATGTTCCGAATCAATCGAGCTGGATGAGCAAAAACGGCACGGTAAATGGATATGCCTCCTATAAAGTGGCGGACAGTGTAACTAGTCATGAAGCATGGGGGCTTGGTGTGTATTCATTCTTCAGAGACGCACCAGTTAAGCTCGAAAGTGCGATAGAGGTTCCTAACGTACCAGGTGTGAAGATCCACCATGCCACATCAATATGGCTATCAGGTACGGCGGGCAGTGAAATTACGCATATCATCAATAATATCGGGGGTAAAGTATACGCTAATTCCCCTGCGGAAGCGATGAGGCAGACCCTTTCTGAATATTCAGGGAATGGCACTGTCGATACTCAAGCACCGAGTATTCCAGCGAATTTGACAGCGACAGTAGTTTCAAGCAGCGGCATCAACCTCAGCTGGACTGCTTCAACCGACAACGTAGGCGTCACCGGCTACGAGATTTATCGCGGGGGAAGTCTGGTGGGAAACACGGCAACAACATCTTTCAGCGACACTGGATTGACGGCTGCGACTGCTTACAGCTATACAGTGAAAGCAAAGGATGCAGCCGGAAATGTGTCAGCGGCGAGCAACACGGCTACAGCTACAACTCAAGCAGGAGGTGGAGGCACAGGGGTTGCACTGGATCGTTCAGGCTGGACGGCGACTTCTTCGCCGACTAGCGGAGACGTGCCAGCCAATCTACTGGATGGCAGCATGGCTACACGCTGGAGTACTGGAGCAGCGATGGTACCGGGGCAGTCATTCACCGTGGACATGAAAGCAGTGAAAAGCATTAACAAGATCGTGATGGATTCTACAGGTAGCGATCTGGATTATGCGCGTAGCTATGAGGTATACGTTTCAAATGACGGAACGAATTGGGGCAACGCCGTGGCAAGCGGTAACGGCACTGGTCCAGTCGTAACAGCGACATTTGCGCCTCAGAACGCGAGATACATCAAAGTGGTGCAGACAGGTACAGCTTCAAGCTGGTGGTCTATTAGGGAGTTTAATGTATTCGGTAGCACTGGAACTGGCGATAACCAAGCGCCGAGTGCTCCAGCGAATTTGACAGCGACAGTAGTTTCAAGCAACGGTATCAACCTCAGCTGGACGGCTTCGACCGACAACGTAGGCGTCACCGGCTACGAGATTTATCGCGGAGGCAGTCAGGTGGGGAACACGGCAACGACATCTTTCAGTGATACTGGCTTGACACCAGCAACTGCTTACAGCTACACAGTGAAAGCGAAAGATGCAGCCGGAAATGTGTCAACGGCGAGCAACACGGCTACCGCTACAACTCAGGCAGGAGGTGGAGGAACAGGGGGTGCACTGGATCGATCAGGCTGGACGGCGAGTTCTTCGCCGACTAGCGGAGACGTGCCAGCCAACTTACTGGATGGCAGCATGACTACACGCTGGAGTACCGGGGCGGCGATGGTACCAGGGCAATCGTTCACCGTAGACATGCAGGCAGTGAAGAGTATTAGTCAGATCGTGATGGATTCTACAGGTAGCGATCTGGATTATGCCCGTGGCTATGAGGTATACGTTTCAAATGACGGAACGAATTGGGGCAACGCCGTGGCAAGCGGTAACGGCACTGGTCCAGTTGTGACAGCGACATTTGCGCCTCAGAACGCGAGGTACATCAAAGTGGTGCAGACGGGAACAGCTTCAAGCTGGTGGTCTGTGCGTGAAGTGAATTTCTATAACTAG